The following proteins are co-located in the Streptomyces sp. NBC_00435 genome:
- a CDS encoding 3-oxoacyl-ACP reductase, which produces MSLPLEGLVAIVTGAGRGLGRSEAVELARLGASVVVNDFGQSGRDGSGEASAAPAEEVAEEIRAAGGQAVAHLGDVADFEQARELVELAVNSFGKLDILVNNAGILRDRMVFSMSEAEWDSVIRVHLKGHFNTTHFASVHWRERSKAAGGPVYGRIINTSSEAFLGGSAGQPNYAAAKGGIVGLTTSTALALAKYGVTANAICPRARTRMTEDVFAGFQVPEEGKLDALAPEHVSPLVGYLASPASAKANGQLFVVHGGIVVVMERPKVAAKFDTTKESFSYEELDEVLTPHYDSRPANETFAAAEVLGLKHDG; this is translated from the coding sequence ATGTCACTGCCACTTGAGGGACTCGTCGCCATAGTCACCGGAGCCGGACGCGGCCTCGGCCGGTCCGAGGCGGTCGAGCTCGCCCGCCTCGGGGCGAGCGTGGTCGTCAACGACTTCGGCCAGAGCGGCCGCGACGGCTCGGGGGAGGCCTCGGCCGCCCCGGCGGAAGAGGTCGCCGAAGAGATCCGGGCGGCGGGCGGGCAGGCGGTGGCGCACCTCGGTGACGTGGCCGACTTCGAGCAGGCGCGCGAGCTGGTCGAGCTGGCCGTGAACAGCTTCGGCAAGCTCGACATCCTGGTCAACAACGCGGGCATCCTGCGTGACCGGATGGTCTTCTCGATGTCGGAGGCGGAGTGGGACTCGGTCATCCGGGTCCACCTCAAGGGCCACTTCAACACCACCCACTTCGCCTCCGTGCACTGGCGGGAGCGGTCCAAGGCGGCGGGCGGCCCGGTCTACGGCCGGATCATCAACACCTCCTCCGAGGCCTTCCTCGGCGGCTCGGCCGGCCAGCCCAACTACGCGGCGGCCAAGGGTGGCATCGTGGGCCTGACCACCTCGACCGCCCTGGCGCTCGCCAAGTACGGGGTCACGGCCAACGCCATCTGCCCGCGCGCCCGCACCCGGATGACCGAGGACGTCTTCGCCGGCTTCCAGGTCCCGGAGGAGGGCAAGCTCGACGCCCTCGCCCCCGAACACGTCTCCCCGCTGGTCGGCTACCTGGCCTCCCCGGCCTCGGCGAAGGCCAACGGCCAGCTGTTCGTGGTCCACGGCGGGATCGTGGTCGTGATGGAACGCCCGAAGGTGGCGGCGAAGTTCGACACCACCAAGGAGTCCTTCTCCTACGAGGAGCTCGACGAGGTCCTCACCCCGCACTACGACTCCCGCCCGGCGAACGAGACCTTCGCGGCGGCGGAAGTCCTCGGCCTCAAGCACGACGGCTGA
- a CDS encoding Zn-dependent alcohol dehydrogenase: MRAALQSEIGQDKLEVVDDMEAVGFGPGKVKIRIKATGLCHSDLSAMSGVLPQPAPFIPGHEGSGVITDVGDGVTSHKIGDRVLVCWLPPCGHCPSCKRGQGHLCLEAFGNVATPNFKRGDSSIFGFAGTGTFAEEMVVPAGCAVPIPEDVPFDIAALIGCGVTTGLGAAINTAKVEAGSSVAVIGCGGVGISVIQGAKVQGAAQIIAVDPVASRREAALRFGATEVVSPEAFADAKNRITAGEGFDYVFEVVGKSQTTQTAYEMTRRGGSVVVVGAGALDDNYSINMFSLFFDEKKILPSMYGGGDVLRSYERTIALWRAGRVDLAGLITHRVQLAEINDALDQMRTGVALRTCIEL, translated from the coding sequence GTGCGCGCAGCACTCCAGAGCGAGATAGGCCAGGACAAGCTCGAAGTCGTCGACGACATGGAGGCCGTGGGCTTCGGCCCCGGCAAGGTCAAGATCCGTATCAAGGCCACCGGCCTGTGCCACTCCGACCTCTCCGCCATGAGCGGGGTCCTCCCGCAGCCCGCCCCCTTCATCCCGGGCCACGAGGGCTCCGGCGTGATCACGGACGTGGGCGACGGGGTCACCAGCCACAAGATCGGCGACCGGGTACTGGTCTGCTGGCTCCCGCCGTGCGGTCACTGTCCCTCCTGCAAGCGCGGCCAGGGACACCTGTGCCTGGAGGCCTTCGGCAACGTGGCCACCCCCAACTTCAAGCGGGGCGACAGCAGCATCTTCGGCTTCGCGGGCACCGGCACCTTCGCCGAGGAGATGGTGGTCCCGGCGGGCTGCGCCGTACCCATCCCCGAGGACGTGCCCTTCGACATCGCCGCCCTGATCGGCTGCGGAGTCACCACCGGCCTCGGCGCGGCCATCAACACCGCCAAGGTGGAGGCCGGTTCCTCGGTCGCCGTCATCGGCTGCGGCGGCGTCGGCATCTCCGTCATCCAGGGCGCCAAGGTCCAGGGCGCGGCCCAGATCATCGCTGTCGACCCGGTCGCCTCGCGCCGCGAGGCCGCGCTGCGCTTCGGCGCCACCGAGGTGGTCTCCCCGGAGGCCTTCGCCGACGCCAAGAACCGGATCACCGCGGGCGAGGGCTTCGACTACGTCTTCGAGGTCGTCGGCAAGTCCCAGACCACGCAGACCGCGTACGAGATGACCCGCCGCGGCGGCTCCGTCGTCGTGGTCGGCGCCGGCGCGCTCGACGACAACTACTCGATCAACATGTTCTCCCTCTTCTTCGACGAGAAGAAGATCCTGCCCTCGATGTACGGCGGCGGCGACGTGCTCCGCTCCTACGAGCGCACCATCGCGCTGTGGCGGGCCGGCCGGGTGGACCTGGCGGGGCTGATCACGCACCGCGTGCAGCTCGCCGAGATCAACGACGCGCTCGACCAGATGCGTACGGGTGTCGCCCTGCGCACCTGCATCGAACTCTGA